The following coding sequences lie in one Clarias gariepinus isolate MV-2021 ecotype Netherlands chromosome 27, CGAR_prim_01v2, whole genome shotgun sequence genomic window:
- the serinc1 gene encoding serine incorporator 1, whose translation MGSVLGLCSVASWIPCLCGSAPCLLCRCCPSGNNSTVTRLIYSFFLLLGVVIACIMLMPGMEGQLKKIPGFCEGGMGTSIPGVKGHVNCDVLVGYKAVYRVCFGMAMFFLLFSLIMIKVKSSKDPRASVHNGFWFFKFAAATAITVGAFFIPEGPFTTVWFYIGMAGAFCFILIQLVLLIDFAHSWNESWVEKMEEGNSRCWYAALLSATAVNYTLSLVSVVMFYVYYTHTDGCTENKAFISVNMLLCVGASVMSVLPKIQESQPRSGLLQSSVVTLYTMYLTWSAMTNEPDRKCNPSLLGIIGLNSTTPAGQSHMVQWWDAQGIVGLILFLMCVLYSSIRNSNNSQVNKLTLTSDESALIEDGVSPEPDEADDSNRAVDNEKDGVTYSYSFFHFMLFLASLYIMMTLTNWYSPDANYEAMTSKWPSVWVKISSSWICISLYVWTLVAPLVLTNRDFD comes from the exons ATGGGCTCTGTGCTCGGGCTTTGTTCTGTGGCGAGTTGG atccCCTGCCTTTGTGGCAGCGCTCCTTGCCTTCTGTGTAGATGTTGCCCCAGTGGAAACAACTCAACGGTCACCCGTCTAATCTACTCCTTTTTCCTGCTTCTGGGGGTTGTCATCGCCTGCATTATGCTGATGCCTGGCATGGAGGGCCAACTCAAGAAG ATACCAGGTTTTTGTGAGGGAGGAATGGGAACCTCGATCCCAGGCGTAAAGGGACATGTGAACTGCGACGTGCTGGTGGGCTACAAGGCCGTGTACCGCGTGTGCTTTGGCATGGCCATGTTCTTCCTTTTGTTCTCTCTTATCATGATCAAGGTTAAGAGCAGCAAAGATCCACGAGCCTCTGTGCATAACGG GTTTTGGTTTTTTAAGTTTGCTGCAGCCACTGCTATTACCGTAGGAGCGTTCTTCATTCCTGAGGGTCCTTTCACAACCG TGTGGTTCTACATCGGCATGGCTGGTGCTTTCTGTTTCATTCTGATTCAGCTCGTGCTTCTGATCGACTTTGCTCACTCCTGGAATGAGTCCTGGGTGGAAAAGATGGAGGAAGGAAACTCTCGCTGCTGGTATGCCG CGCTTCTTAGTGCCACAGCCGTGAATTACACCCTGTCCTTGGTGTCTGTGGTGATGTTCTACGTGTACTACACCCACACTGATGGCTGCACTGAGAACAAAGCCTTCATCAGTGTCAACATGCTGCTGTGCGTGGGAGCCTCCGTCATGTCTGTCTTACCCAAAATTCAG GAGTCACAGCCCAGGTCTGGTCTCCTGCAGTCCTCCGTTGTCACCCTGTACACTATGTATCTGACCTGGTCTGCTATGACGAATGAGCCTG ACCGCAAATGCAACCCGAGTCTTCTGGGCATTATTGGCCTGAACAGCACCACCCCGGCTGGCCAGAGTCACATGGTTCAGTGGTGGGATGCCCAGGGCATTGTGGGATTGATCCTGTTCCTgatgtgtgttttgtattcCAG CATCCGCAATTCCAATAATTCTCAAGTCAACAAGTTGACGCTGACTAGCGACGAGTCTGCCCTGATCGAGGATGGTGTATCACCGGAGCCTGACGAGGCAGACGATTCGAACCGGGCCGTGGACAACGAGAAGGACGGGGTCACGTACAGCTACTCGTTCTTCCACTTCATGCTGTTCTTGGCCTCTCTGTACATTATGATGACTTTGACCAACTGGTACAG CCCTGACGCCAACTATGAGGCGATGACCAGCAAGTGGCCGTCAGTGTGGGTGAAGATCTCCTCCAGCTGGATCTGTATCTCTCTCTACGTGTGGACCCTGGTGGCTCCGCTTGTTCTCACCAACCGTGACTTCGACTGA